The proteins below are encoded in one region of Paenarthrobacter ilicis:
- the gap gene encoding type I glyceraldehyde-3-phosphate dehydrogenase — protein sequence MTTRIGINGFGRIGRNYFRAALAQGADLEIVAVNDLTSPETLAHLLKYDSVGGRLAQTVEVVEGNLVVDGKSIKVLAERDPANLPWGELGVDIVIESTGFFTKAAAAQKHIDAGAKKVLISAPASDEDITIVMGVNHDLYDPAAHNIISNASCTTNCLGPLAKVVNDAFGIERGLMTTVHAYTADQNLQDGPHGDLRRARAAAINMVPTSTGAAKAIGLVLPELKGKLDGYAIRVPVPTGSATDLTVTVSREVTVEEVNAAVKAAAESEQWAGILSYTDAPIVSSDIVGDPASSIFDSGLTKVIGNQVKVVSWYDNEWGYSNRLVDLTELVASKLG from the coding sequence GTGACCACCCGTATTGGTATCAACGGCTTCGGCCGCATCGGCCGTAACTACTTCCGCGCAGCACTGGCCCAGGGCGCAGACCTCGAGATCGTGGCAGTCAACGATCTCACCAGCCCGGAGACGCTTGCCCACCTCCTGAAGTACGACTCCGTCGGTGGACGCCTTGCACAGACCGTGGAAGTTGTTGAGGGAAACCTCGTCGTTGACGGCAAGTCCATCAAGGTCCTCGCAGAACGCGATCCCGCCAACCTGCCGTGGGGCGAGCTCGGCGTGGACATCGTCATCGAGTCCACGGGCTTCTTCACCAAGGCAGCTGCAGCACAGAAGCACATCGACGCCGGCGCCAAGAAGGTCCTCATCTCGGCTCCGGCCAGCGATGAAGACATCACGATCGTCATGGGCGTCAACCACGATCTCTACGATCCCGCTGCGCACAACATCATCTCCAACGCGTCATGCACCACCAACTGCCTCGGCCCGCTGGCCAAGGTCGTCAACGACGCTTTCGGCATCGAGCGTGGTCTGATGACCACGGTCCACGCTTACACCGCTGACCAGAACCTGCAGGACGGCCCCCACGGCGATCTCCGCCGCGCCCGCGCTGCAGCGATCAACATGGTGCCCACCTCCACCGGTGCAGCCAAGGCAATCGGCCTGGTCCTGCCGGAGCTCAAGGGCAAGCTTGACGGCTACGCGATCCGCGTTCCGGTCCCCACGGGTTCCGCCACCGACCTCACGGTCACGGTTTCCCGCGAGGTCACCGTCGAAGAAGTCAACGCCGCCGTGAAGGCCGCTGCAGAGTCCGAGCAGTGGGCCGGCATCCTCAGCTACACGGATGCCCCCATCGTCTCCTCGGACATTGTCGGCGACCCGGCCTCGTCCATCTTCGACTCCGGCCTGACCAAGGTCATTGGCAACCAGGTGAAGGTTGTTTCCTGGTACGACAACGAGTGGGGTTACTCCAACCGCCTCGTGGACCTCACGGAGCTCGTCGCATCCAAGCTGGGCTAG
- a CDS encoding phosphoglycerate kinase — MTSHTLNELIAEGVRGRYILVRSDLNVPLDGSAVTDDGRIKASIPVLKKLSDAGARVLVTAHLGRPKGAPEEKYSLKPAAERLAQLADFPVQLAADTVGDSAKELASSLQDGHVLVLENVRFDARETSKDDAERGAFADELVALTGADGAFVDDAFGAVHRKHASVYDVATRLPSYLGDLVHTEVEVLQKLTTDTQRPYVVVLGGSKVSDKLAVIDNLLGKADTILVGGGMLFTFLAAKGHKVAGSLLEEDQIPVVQDYLDRASAAGTSFVIPTDVVVASRFAADADHEVVKADAIEQSSFGSAGIGLDIGPESAAAFASEIAAARTVFWNGPMGVFEFDAFSGGTRAIAQALTETQAFTVVGGGDSAAAVRTLGFEDSQFGHISTGGGASLEYLEGKDLPGLSVLDR; from the coding sequence ATGACATCTCACACCCTCAACGAACTCATCGCTGAAGGTGTCCGCGGGCGGTACATTCTGGTTAGAAGTGACCTGAATGTGCCGCTCGACGGCTCTGCAGTGACCGACGACGGCCGCATCAAGGCCTCAATCCCGGTCCTCAAGAAGCTCTCGGACGCCGGTGCCCGTGTGCTCGTAACCGCCCACCTCGGACGCCCCAAGGGCGCGCCCGAGGAAAAGTACTCGCTGAAGCCTGCTGCGGAACGCCTCGCACAACTTGCGGACTTCCCTGTACAGCTCGCAGCTGACACGGTGGGTGACTCCGCCAAGGAGCTTGCCTCGTCGCTGCAGGACGGGCACGTCCTCGTTCTGGAAAACGTTCGCTTTGATGCCCGCGAGACCAGCAAAGACGACGCCGAGCGCGGTGCCTTTGCGGATGAACTGGTTGCCCTCACCGGTGCCGACGGCGCGTTCGTGGACGATGCCTTTGGCGCGGTCCACCGCAAGCACGCCAGTGTCTACGATGTCGCAACGAGGTTGCCTTCCTACCTCGGCGACCTGGTTCACACCGAAGTAGAGGTGCTGCAGAAGCTCACCACAGACACCCAGCGCCCTTATGTTGTGGTTCTTGGCGGCTCCAAGGTCTCCGACAAGCTGGCTGTCATCGACAACCTCCTGGGCAAAGCAGACACCATCCTTGTGGGCGGTGGCATGCTCTTCACCTTCCTGGCCGCCAAAGGTCACAAGGTGGCCGGCAGCCTCCTCGAGGAAGACCAGATCCCCGTGGTGCAGGACTACTTGGATCGGGCCTCCGCGGCCGGCACTTCCTTCGTGATCCCCACTGACGTTGTGGTGGCCAGCCGGTTTGCCGCTGATGCCGACCACGAGGTCGTCAAGGCGGATGCCATCGAGCAGAGCTCCTTCGGTTCTGCCGGCATAGGCCTGGACATCGGGCCCGAATCAGCTGCTGCCTTCGCATCGGAGATCGCGGCCGCCCGGACCGTGTTCTGGAACGGACCCATGGGCGTCTTCGAGTTCGACGCTTTCTCCGGCGGAACCCGTGCCATTGCGCAGGCCTTGACTGAGACGCAGGCCTTCACGGTAGTGGGCGGTGGCGACTCCGCTGCCGCAGTCCGTACCCTCGGCTTTGAGGATTCCCAGTTCGGCCACATTTCCACCGGCGGTGGAGCCAGCTTGGAATACCTCGAGGGTAAAGACCTTCCCGGCCTGAGCGTCCTGGACCGCTAA
- the tpiA gene encoding triose-phosphate isomerase translates to MTISANGNFVRKPFIAGNWKMNMDHVQGITLLQKLAWTLSDAKHDVNRVEVAVFPPFTDLRGVQTLVQGDDLDVVYGGQDLSQFDSGAYTGDISGQFLSKLGCAYVLVGHSERRTIHQESDEVLNAKVKAGFRHGVTPVLCVGEGLEVRQAGTHVEHTLAQLRAGVEGLTAEQASELVIAYEPVWAIGTGEVAGPGDAQEMCAAIRSALTELFDESVSAKTRLLYGGSVKANNAAAIMAETDVDGLLVGGASLDPEEFANIVRFESHLVTD, encoded by the coding sequence GTGACCATCTCTGCCAACGGCAACTTTGTCCGCAAGCCCTTCATCGCAGGAAACTGGAAGATGAACATGGACCACGTCCAGGGCATCACCTTGCTGCAGAAGCTGGCGTGGACCTTGTCCGATGCCAAGCATGACGTCAATCGGGTTGAGGTCGCCGTTTTCCCGCCATTCACTGACCTCCGTGGTGTTCAGACGCTGGTGCAGGGCGATGACTTGGACGTCGTGTACGGTGGCCAGGACCTTTCGCAATTTGATTCCGGCGCATACACCGGAGATATCTCGGGTCAGTTCCTCAGCAAGCTTGGCTGCGCTTATGTCCTGGTGGGCCACAGTGAGCGCCGTACCATTCACCAGGAATCGGACGAGGTACTCAACGCCAAGGTCAAGGCAGGCTTCCGCCACGGCGTGACGCCAGTCCTGTGTGTTGGTGAAGGACTCGAAGTCCGTCAGGCCGGTACGCACGTGGAGCACACGCTGGCGCAGCTGCGCGCGGGCGTCGAAGGTCTCACGGCCGAGCAAGCTTCCGAACTGGTGATCGCGTACGAACCCGTGTGGGCCATTGGAACAGGCGAAGTGGCGGGCCCCGGTGATGCACAGGAGATGTGCGCTGCCATCCGTTCCGCTTTGACGGAACTCTTCGATGAATCTGTTTCTGCCAAGACCCGCTTGCTTTACGGTGGATCCGTGAAGGCGAACAACGCCGCGGCCATTATGGCTGAAACCGACGTGGATGGCCTGTTGGTGGGCGGTGCAAGCCTGGACCCCGAGGAATTTGCTAACATTGTCAGGTTCGAGAGCCACCTCGTTACTGACTAG
- the secG gene encoding preprotein translocase subunit SecG produces MDVLQVILQILLGITSLLLTLLILLHKGRGGGLSDMFGGGMSSGLSSSGVAERNLNRFTIILGITWGVVIIGLGLIMRFTSGGDS; encoded by the coding sequence GTGGACGTTCTTCAAGTCATTCTGCAGATCCTGCTGGGCATCACCAGCCTCCTGCTGACGCTGCTCATCCTTCTGCATAAGGGCCGTGGCGGTGGATTGTCCGACATGTTTGGTGGCGGAATGAGCTCCGGACTGAGTTCCTCAGGTGTCGCAGAGCGCAACCTGAACCGCTTCACCATTATTCTTGGCATCACGTGGGGCGTCGTCATTATTGGGCTTGGCCTGATCATGCGTTTCACGTCAGGCGGGGATTCCTGA
- a CDS encoding RNA polymerase-binding protein RbpA, producing the protein MAHGTSGFRGTRAGVTEGSTPKHHSDHGQGHPVPRMKVPFWCANGHETQLVFLRLPDDQIPSTWDCPKCGKVASRDPGNPGTGQAGEEIYKSHLEYVKERRSSQEAEIVLTGALERLRARGVLPDQLLGDA; encoded by the coding sequence ATGGCTCATGGCACCTCAGGATTTCGGGGCACCCGCGCTGGTGTGACCGAGGGATCCACTCCGAAGCACCACAGTGACCACGGGCAGGGTCACCCTGTGCCGCGCATGAAAGTACCTTTCTGGTGCGCCAATGGGCATGAGACCCAGCTTGTTTTCCTGAGACTTCCCGACGATCAGATTCCCTCCACGTGGGATTGCCCGAAGTGCGGGAAAGTGGCCTCGCGTGACCCTGGAAATCCCGGGACCGGGCAGGCGGGGGAAGAGATCTACAAATCCCATCTGGAATACGTTAAAGAAAGACGCTCCAGCCAGGAAGCCGAAATTGTCCTGACTGGAGCGTTGGAACGCCTACGCGCCCGCGGGGTCCTTCCGGACCAACTGTTGGGGGACGCGTGA
- the pgl gene encoding 6-phosphogluconolactonase yields the protein MHAEPRVSIHPDSKVLMAAIAARLITKLVDVQDKHGEATVVLTGGTVGIGTLKAVADSAAAPAVDWSRVNFWWGDERFVASDSEDRNTVQARQALLSHLPVDPARVHEPGSTDQFATSEDAAAAYAEELAAAAEAEHAADASDNRPEQAGRLPRFDVLLLGVGPDAHIASLFPEQAGVREKQRMVVGVENSPKPPPSRISLTLPAINTAQEIWMVVAGEDKAGAVGLALAGANPVQVPASGPVGRARTLWLIDENAASRVPQQLVRKDPAGA from the coding sequence GTGCACGCTGAGCCAAGAGTAAGCATCCACCCAGACTCCAAGGTGCTGATGGCGGCCATTGCGGCACGTCTCATTACCAAGCTGGTGGACGTTCAGGACAAGCACGGCGAGGCCACGGTGGTGTTGACCGGAGGTACGGTGGGCATCGGTACGCTCAAAGCCGTTGCCGATTCCGCTGCAGCTCCGGCTGTTGACTGGTCCCGGGTCAACTTCTGGTGGGGCGACGAGCGCTTTGTAGCCTCCGACAGTGAAGACCGCAATACGGTGCAAGCGCGCCAGGCATTGCTGTCCCACCTGCCGGTTGATCCCGCGAGAGTCCACGAACCCGGTTCAACGGACCAGTTCGCCACCTCCGAGGATGCTGCTGCCGCCTACGCCGAAGAGCTGGCCGCGGCTGCGGAGGCCGAGCACGCTGCTGATGCGTCGGACAACCGACCCGAACAAGCCGGACGGCTGCCCCGGTTCGATGTCCTGTTGCTGGGCGTCGGACCGGACGCACACATCGCGTCCCTTTTCCCGGAGCAAGCCGGCGTCCGTGAAAAGCAGCGCATGGTGGTGGGTGTAGAGAACTCCCCCAAGCCACCGCCGTCGCGTATCTCCTTGACACTTCCTGCCATCAACACCGCCCAGGAAATCTGGATGGTTGTTGCTGGCGAGGACAAAGCAGGCGCCGTGGGCCTTGCCCTGGCAGGCGCCAATCCTGTTCAGGTGCCAGCGTCCGGCCCCGTGGGACGGGCCAGGACCTTGTGGCTTATTGACGAGAATGCAGCGTCACGCGTCCCCCAACAGTTGGTCCGGAAGGACCCCGCGGGCGCGTAG
- a CDS encoding glucose-6-phosphate dehydrogenase assembly protein OpcA, translating into MIVDLPDTTTSKVSKKIMSLREQGGVIALGRVLTLVVVTKSGHEEEAIEAANEASREHPCRIIVLADAGSEGPDRLDAQIRVGGDAGASEVIVLRGHGHMAHESESLVAALLLPDAPIVAWWPHGAPENACETSIGRIAHRRITDSANEPDPRVALENIRSTYKAGDTDLAWTRLTNWRMQLAAVFDQVDGDPVSAVAVEGASDSPSTLLLAAWLSLSLQAPVTIVADPAGTGIRRVRLTRASGDVQLFRPGLSVAELTQPGQPAQRITLPRRSLKDCLAEELRRLDPDEVFGEVITMGLPLTSQRRVQTSAR; encoded by the coding sequence ATGATCGTAGATCTTCCTGATACCACCACCTCCAAAGTCTCCAAGAAGATCATGTCCCTGCGTGAGCAGGGCGGTGTTATCGCCTTGGGGCGCGTGCTGACACTGGTGGTGGTCACCAAGTCCGGCCATGAAGAGGAAGCCATTGAGGCCGCCAATGAGGCCAGCCGGGAGCACCCCTGCCGCATCATTGTCCTGGCCGATGCCGGCTCCGAGGGCCCGGACCGTCTTGATGCCCAGATCCGGGTTGGCGGCGACGCCGGAGCCTCCGAAGTCATCGTCCTGCGGGGCCACGGACACATGGCCCATGAAAGCGAATCGTTGGTAGCGGCGCTGCTGCTCCCGGATGCGCCGATTGTGGCGTGGTGGCCCCATGGTGCGCCGGAGAACGCCTGCGAAACGTCCATTGGCCGCATCGCCCACCGCCGTATCACTGACTCCGCCAACGAACCGGACCCCCGCGTGGCATTGGAGAACATCCGCTCCACGTACAAGGCCGGTGACACTGATCTGGCTTGGACACGCCTCACCAACTGGCGCATGCAACTGGCCGCAGTCTTCGACCAAGTGGACGGCGATCCCGTGTCCGCCGTCGCCGTGGAGGGCGCCTCGGACTCCCCCAGCACCCTGCTGCTTGCAGCATGGTTGAGCCTGTCCCTTCAGGCCCCGGTGACGATCGTGGCAGACCCTGCAGGTACCGGCATCCGCCGCGTACGCCTGACCCGCGCCAGCGGCGACGTCCAACTGTTCCGTCCGGGCCTGTCGGTGGCCGAGCTGACGCAACCGGGACAGCCCGCACAACGCATCACGCTTCCCCGGCGCAGCCTCAAGGATTGCCTCGCTGAAGAACTCCGCCGGTTGGATCCCGACGAAGTCTTTGGCGAAGTGATTACTATGGGACTTCCACTAACCAGCCAGAGGAGAGTCCAGACAAGTGCACGCTGA
- the zwf gene encoding glucose-6-phosphate dehydrogenase → MPETENGRRNTGLRNPLRDPRDRRLNRIAGPSSLVFFGVTGDLARKKLMPAVYDLANRGLLPPSFALVGFGRRDWDNADFAAEVKENVKAHARTKFDEAVWEQLASGIRFVRGEFDDDDAFERLGEVLAELDETRGTRGNHGFYLSIPPKAFEQVCRQLSKHGLAQAKQGQWRRVVIEKPFGHDLESARQLNDIVESVFPPDAVFRIDHYLGKETVQNILALRFANQLFEPLWNANYVDHVQITMAEDIGTGGRAGYYDGVGAARDVIQNHLLQLLALTAMEEPISFNADDLRAEKEKVLAAVKLPDDLSTHSARGQFTGGWQGGEEVLGYLDEDGIPADSKTETFAAIRVDINTRRWNGVPFYLRAGKRLGRRVTEIAVVFKRAPNLLFRDHGEDDFGQNAVVIRVQPDEGATIRLGSKVPGTQMEVRDVTMDFGYGHSFTESSPEAYERLILDVLLGEPPLFPRHQEVELSWKILDPFEEYWAGLDEQPQPYAPGSWGPASADDLLTRDGRTWRRP, encoded by the coding sequence ATGCCAGAAACTGAAAACGGCAGGCGGAACACGGGCCTGCGGAACCCCTTGCGGGATCCGCGGGACCGGCGCCTGAACCGCATCGCGGGCCCATCGTCGTTGGTGTTCTTCGGAGTCACCGGCGACCTCGCCCGGAAGAAACTCATGCCCGCGGTCTACGACCTCGCCAACCGTGGCCTGCTACCCCCGAGCTTCGCCTTGGTGGGGTTCGGTCGCCGTGACTGGGACAACGCTGATTTCGCGGCGGAGGTCAAGGAAAACGTCAAGGCGCACGCCCGTACCAAGTTTGACGAGGCTGTGTGGGAGCAACTGGCTTCCGGTATCCGCTTTGTTCGTGGTGAATTCGACGACGACGACGCTTTTGAACGTCTGGGCGAAGTCCTCGCGGAGCTTGACGAAACAAGGGGAACCCGGGGAAACCACGGTTTCTACCTGTCCATACCGCCGAAGGCGTTTGAGCAGGTCTGCCGTCAGCTCTCCAAACACGGTTTGGCTCAGGCCAAGCAGGGCCAGTGGCGCCGCGTGGTTATCGAGAAGCCTTTTGGACATGACCTTGAGTCCGCCCGGCAGCTGAACGACATCGTGGAATCAGTCTTCCCGCCGGATGCTGTATTCAGGATTGACCACTACCTGGGCAAGGAAACAGTCCAGAACATCCTGGCACTGCGATTCGCAAACCAGTTGTTCGAGCCGCTGTGGAACGCCAATTATGTGGACCACGTTCAGATCACCATGGCCGAGGACATCGGCACCGGTGGCCGGGCAGGCTACTACGACGGGGTGGGGGCTGCCCGCGACGTCATCCAGAACCATTTGCTGCAGCTCCTGGCCCTGACGGCCATGGAGGAACCGATCTCCTTCAACGCCGATGACCTCCGCGCTGAAAAAGAAAAAGTCCTCGCCGCCGTCAAACTTCCCGACGATTTGTCCACCCACTCCGCCCGTGGCCAGTTCACCGGCGGATGGCAGGGCGGCGAAGAAGTCCTGGGGTATTTGGACGAGGACGGCATCCCCGCTGATTCCAAAACCGAGACTTTCGCAGCGATCCGGGTGGACATCAACACCCGGCGTTGGAACGGTGTGCCGTTCTACCTGCGCGCCGGCAAGCGGCTGGGGCGGCGCGTCACCGAGATCGCAGTGGTGTTCAAACGGGCACCCAACCTGCTGTTCCGCGATCACGGCGAGGACGATTTCGGCCAGAACGCCGTGGTGATCCGTGTACAGCCCGACGAAGGCGCCACCATCCGTTTGGGATCCAAAGTACCGGGCACCCAGATGGAAGTCCGGGACGTCACCATGGACTTCGGATATGGGCACTCCTTCACCGAATCCAGCCCCGAAGCCTATGAGCGGCTCATTCTGGATGTCCTCCTGGGTGAGCCCCCGCTGTTCCCGCGCCACCAGGAAGTCGAGCTGTCCTGGAAGATCCTGGACCCGTTCGAGGAATACTGGGCCGGACTGGATGAACAACCCCAACCCTACGCGCCGGGAAGCTGGGGACCGGCGTCGGCCGATGACCTGCTCACCCGCGACGGACGAACCTGGAGAAGGCCATGA
- a CDS encoding glucose-6-phosphate isomerase, with amino-acid sequence MSTISYDASGAAQQAIAQHIDQLVQDKIATRIFAKDHTLWGPDAESESAIRLGWVEAATVSQALVADILKLREALRAEGISRIVLCGMGGSSLAPEVMTGTAGVELTVLDSTDPEQVSAALEDRLAETAIVVSSKSGSTVETDSQRRAFEKAFNDAGLDAKSRIIIVTDPGSPLDKSAREAGYRAVFNADPNVGGRFSALTAFGLVPSGLAGVDIQAFLDEAEEAAEVLNEDSTDNIGLALGIALGGTSPLRNKIVIAEDGSGIVGFADWAEQLIAESTGKLGTGVLPVVAGPHSPEALGGAEDVLVIRLVGADSDVELRENEVAIAGGLPTQMFVWEFATAIAGRLLGINPFDQPDVEAAKVAARGLLDARPEPTPAAFTDGSVEVRGGDWLGSASTVTEAVEALLGQLGADGYLSVQAYLDRIAHPSLADVRDELAAVTGRPVTFGWGPRFLHSTGQFHKGGPAIGVFLQVTSAAAVDVEIPERPFTFGQLIEAQASGDGQVLESHGRPVLRLHLTERAAGVAQLQAVIAALAGQASTLEN; translated from the coding sequence ATGAGCACAATCAGCTACGACGCCAGCGGTGCCGCCCAACAGGCCATCGCCCAGCACATTGACCAACTCGTCCAGGACAAAATTGCCACCCGGATCTTTGCCAAGGACCACACCCTGTGGGGCCCTGATGCAGAATCCGAGTCGGCGATCCGGCTGGGATGGGTGGAAGCAGCCACTGTCTCCCAGGCACTGGTTGCAGACATCCTGAAACTCCGTGAAGCCCTTCGGGCCGAAGGTATTTCAAGGATTGTCCTTTGTGGCATGGGCGGGTCTTCACTGGCCCCTGAGGTCATGACCGGCACCGCCGGCGTCGAGCTGACAGTGTTGGACAGCACTGACCCCGAACAGGTCAGCGCTGCCTTGGAAGACCGCTTGGCGGAGACGGCAATTGTTGTTTCTTCCAAGTCGGGCTCCACCGTGGAGACAGACTCCCAACGCCGGGCCTTCGAGAAGGCGTTCAACGACGCCGGCCTCGATGCCAAGAGCCGCATCATTATCGTCACGGATCCGGGGTCTCCCCTGGACAAGTCTGCCCGCGAAGCAGGCTACCGCGCGGTCTTCAACGCCGATCCCAACGTGGGTGGACGCTTCTCCGCACTCACTGCCTTCGGACTGGTCCCTTCGGGCCTCGCCGGTGTTGACATCCAGGCGTTCCTGGACGAAGCAGAGGAAGCCGCTGAAGTTCTGAACGAGGACTCCACGGACAACATCGGGTTGGCCCTTGGCATCGCCTTGGGCGGAACCAGCCCGCTGCGCAACAAGATCGTCATTGCCGAGGACGGCTCCGGCATTGTTGGATTCGCGGACTGGGCCGAACAGCTCATCGCGGAATCCACCGGCAAGCTGGGCACCGGCGTCCTGCCTGTTGTCGCTGGTCCTCACTCTCCCGAAGCCTTGGGGGGAGCAGAAGACGTCCTCGTGATCCGGCTGGTAGGCGCGGACTCCGACGTCGAGCTCCGTGAAAACGAGGTTGCCATTGCGGGCGGCCTGCCCACCCAGATGTTTGTTTGGGAATTTGCCACGGCGATCGCCGGACGCTTGCTGGGTATCAACCCGTTTGATCAGCCTGACGTCGAGGCGGCGAAGGTAGCGGCGCGTGGCCTCTTGGACGCACGCCCCGAACCTACGCCGGCAGCTTTCACCGATGGTTCCGTGGAAGTGCGCGGCGGCGATTGGCTTGGTTCAGCCAGCACCGTGACAGAGGCCGTCGAAGCGCTTCTGGGGCAACTCGGGGCGGACGGTTACCTCAGCGTCCAGGCCTACCTGGACCGGATTGCACACCCGTCCTTGGCTGATGTCCGTGATGAACTTGCTGCCGTCACGGGCCGTCCGGTGACGTTTGGCTGGGGTCCCCGGTTCCTTCATTCCACAGGACAGTTCCACAAGGGCGGCCCCGCAATTGGAGTCTTCCTGCAGGTTACTTCCGCAGCAGCCGTTGATGTGGAAATTCCGGAGCGCCCCTTCACCTTCGGCCAGCTCATCGAAGCCCAAGCCTCCGGTGACGGCCAGGTCCTGGAAAGCCACGGACGCCCCGTTCTGCGCTTGCACCTGACCGAACGTGCTGCGGGTGTGGCACAGCTCCAGGCCGTCATTGCTGCTCTGGCCGGCCAGGCCAGTACTCTCGAAAACTAA
- the tal gene encoding transaldolase, with protein MTNTPTQQLSDAGVSIWLDDLSRGRLDTGTLQKLIDEKNVVGVTTNPSIFHAAITAGTDYDATIAAKAAAGATVEETIFEITTTDVADACDLFAPVAAATNGVDGRVSIEVDPRLAWDTAGTIAEAKNLYAKVNKDNVHIKIPATLEGLEAITATLAEGISVNVTLIFSLERYRAVINAFQAGLEQAKENGHDLAKIHSVASFFVSRVDTEIDKRLDAIGTEEAKALKGKAGVANARLAYQVYEELFSTERWAVLAEAGALPQRPLWASTGVKDPALPDTLYVTELVAAGVVNTMPEKTLDATFDHGVVTGDTITGTYDAANETLNALEALGVSYNDVVAVLETEGLEKFVGAWKELLADVEGALVTARKAS; from the coding sequence ATGACCAACACACCTACGCAGCAGCTCTCCGATGCCGGCGTCTCCATCTGGCTTGACGACCTCTCCCGCGGTCGCCTCGACACCGGCACCCTGCAGAAGCTCATTGATGAGAAGAACGTTGTTGGTGTAACCACCAACCCCTCGATCTTCCACGCCGCGATCACCGCCGGCACCGATTACGACGCCACCATTGCGGCCAAGGCCGCTGCCGGCGCCACCGTCGAAGAGACCATCTTCGAGATCACCACCACGGACGTCGCAGACGCCTGCGATCTCTTTGCTCCGGTCGCTGCGGCCACCAACGGCGTCGATGGCCGCGTTTCCATCGAAGTTGATCCCCGCCTCGCCTGGGACACGGCCGGCACCATTGCCGAGGCTAAGAACCTCTACGCAAAGGTCAACAAAGACAACGTTCACATCAAGATCCCCGCCACCCTGGAGGGTCTTGAAGCCATCACCGCAACCTTGGCCGAAGGCATCAGTGTCAACGTGACCCTGATCTTCTCCTTGGAGCGCTACCGCGCAGTCATCAACGCTTTCCAGGCCGGCCTGGAGCAGGCAAAGGAAAATGGACATGACCTCGCCAAGATCCACTCCGTAGCCTCCTTCTTCGTGTCCCGCGTGGACACCGAGATCGACAAGCGCCTGGACGCAATCGGAACCGAAGAAGCAAAAGCACTTAAGGGCAAGGCCGGCGTTGCCAATGCACGTCTGGCCTACCAGGTCTACGAAGAACTGTTCTCCACCGAACGCTGGGCAGTGCTGGCTGAGGCCGGCGCGCTGCCCCAGCGTCCCCTGTGGGCATCCACCGGCGTGAAGGATCCGGCCCTGCCGGATACCCTCTATGTCACGGAGCTCGTGGCAGCAGGCGTGGTCAACACCATGCCGGAGAAGACCCTGGACGCCACCTTCGACCACGGCGTGGTCACCGGTGACACCATCACGGGCACCTACGACGCAGCCAACGAAACACTCAACGCCCTCGAAGCGTTGGGCGTCTCCTACAACGACGTCGTCGCAGTCCTTGAAACCGAAGGCCTGGAGAAGTTCGTCGGCGCCTGGAAAGAACTCCTGGCCGACGTCGAAGGCGCCCTCGTCACAGCACGGAAGGCTTCCTAG